The DNA window GGCGGCAGTTTCAGCGCCGGTTCCATCCGGGCCGCGACGAGCAGGGTCGCCAGCGCGGCCGTGCGCTCGTCGGGAAGGGTGTTCCCGATCAGGGCGGCGGCCAGGCGCTGACGGATCTCGGCCTCGTAGGCCGGGTTGCTCGTCGGGTAACGGTGCACGTGGATCACACCGAGCTGGGTCTCGTCGACGTCACGGACCACACCCCGGTCACAGAGATCTTCCAAGACCCGGGTACGCAGCCGGTGACGCAGCCGCTGCAGCCACTGCGCCGGTGTGTGCGGCTCGTCCGCCGCGACCTTGCCCAGCACCGCGTCGGCGACCGGGTCGCCGAGCGGGGTCGCGTCGACCACCTTGAGGTAGCCGTCGGCGGCGTATGCGATCCGGTTCGCCAGTGCGAGGTCGATCAGGACGGCCGCGGCCATGCCCAGGTCAAGCCCGATGCGTGAGCCGGTCGCCTTACCGGTCTGGTCGTCGTACGCGAGGAGGAGGAGTTCCTCAGCGAGCGGGATGGGGGTCATATCTGACAACGATAGTGCTCCGAGTCACGGGATCCGATCCCCAGGTCGGTCACTTGCCCTTGCGCCCGGCTGCCAGCATGGCGTCGGCCAAACGGGCCGCCGCGTGTCCGTCGTCGAGGTCGCTGGCCCGTTCCTTGAACGCCTGGTACTGCGTGGCGTACTTCTCCACCACCTGATCCGAGGTGCGGATCGCGTCGATCACCTCGTCCGAGGTGCTCAGCAGCGGGCCCGGCGCCTCGGCCTCGAAGTCGAAGTAGAAGCCGCGCAGGTTGTCCCGGTAGTTCTCCAGGTCGTAGGTGAAGAACAGGATCGGGCGGCCGGTGCTGGCGAAGTCGAACATCACCGAGGAGTAGTCGGTGATCAGCACGTCCGCGATGGCCAGCAGATCCGCCATGTCCGGATATGTCGAGACGTCGTAGACGAATCCGTTGCCGGCCCCGCGGATCTCGTCGACCACGTTCGGGTGGCGGCGGATCAGCAGCACGTGGTCGTCGCCGAGACGCTCCCGGGCCGCTTCCAGGTCCAGCATCATGGTGATCTTGTAGGCGCCGCCGCTGTAGTACTCGTCGTCACGCCAGGTCGGGGCGTACACCACGACCTTCTTGCCCTCGGGCAGACCGATCCGCCGGCGCACGTCGGCGACAAGCGCGTCCCGCTTCTCGCCCTCCAGGAAGAGCACGTCGTTACGCGGGTAGCCGATCTCCAGGATCTCGCCGGGGAAGCGGAACGCGCGCCGCAGGATCGGCGTGCTGAACGTGTTCGGCGAGACCAGGTGACTCCAGTTCTTCGCCTCGGTCTCCAGCTTCTCGAAGTACTTCTTGTCCGCGAAGTGCAGGTCCTCGATGTCGAAGCCGATCCGCTTGAGCGGGGTGCCGTGCCAGGTCTGGATCACCACCTGGTCGGGGCGGCGCTCGAACCAGCCGGGCAGGTGCTGGTTGGTGACGATGTACCGGCTGGTGGCGAGCGCTTCGTACCACTCGTGGCGCCACAGCGCGACGGTCTTCGCGGTGTCCGGCACGGCGGCCTGGCCGTCGGTGACCACCCAGAGGTGTCCGAGCGGCAGACCGCGGGAGACGAGCTCCTCGTGCACGGCGCGCGGGCTGTCCGAGTACTGCCGGCCGGTGAAGCTGTTGTAGAGCACGACGTCACGCAGCGGTGCCTTGCGCATCCGCGGGTAGAGCTCGGTGCGGCTGCGGAAGCCGTTCGCCTTGCCCCGCTCGGAGTCGGAGAGCGCCGTCCGGACCCGGATCACGCTGCGCTGGTCGGTCAGCCACTCGAAGGTGACCCGCTCGGGGTCGGCCGGGTGGCCCACCGGCAGGCTCTCCATGCTGCCGACGGCGAGCGGCAGCGGCCGGATCGGGCCGTCGCCGAGCCGGTAGAAGACGTTCCACGTGCCGGCCTTGAGCCGGATGTCCCAGCCGAAGTTCGGCACCCGGAGCGGGTCCAGGTCGAGGCTCCACGTGCTGCCGTCGATCGTCACCGGGAAGTGCTTGGTCTCCCGGGCGTTGGAGATCCGGGCGACCACCCGCATGTCGCTCCAGTCGCCGGTCGGCGGCAGCGTGCCGGTGAGCCGGAACCCGGTGCTCAGCGACGTGACACCGGAGATCGCCGGGGTCAGCGGCAGCGCGGTCAGCACCGGGTGACCCTTGCGGTCCGGCAGCACGTTGAGCGTGCGCCCGCTCAGGTAGAGCGGCGGGAACGTGAAGTAGTCGTGCATCGCCAGCCGGATCGGGGCGGCGTGCTCGTCACCGGCGGAGAGCTCGATGTCCCACCGCTCACCGGGCTCGCCCGGCAGCAGTTGCGGGTACTCGGCGCCGTCCTCCTGCAGATCGGTGACCGGGATCCGGAACTCGAACCGGTCGGCGGAGATCTCCACCGGGTAGCTGCGCCAGGCGATCCCCGAGGTGCGCGACAGCCGCGCCGTGGCCGGCCGCCGGTTCGCCCCGGTGACCTCGCCCCGGATCACCACGTGGTCGCCCCCGTCGTCCAGCGAGCCGCTGGTGAGCCGGGCGCCGACGTGCTCCACGTGCAGCTGGAACTTGCCGTTCGTGACGACCGGCGTGACCCGCACGTCGGTGTCGACGTAGAGGCTGGTGAGCCGGATCGGGTTGGCGTGCTCGCCGACGGTCAGCGGGCCCTTGCTCTTCTGGCCGAGGCCGAGGACGCCGACCACGACCGTCCACACCCCGTCGTGCCACTTGCCGTCCTCGCCGCGCAACGACTGGACGTCGATCTCCGACTCGAAGCCGGACCAGTCGTAGTTCATCGACGGGCTGCCGTGCACCGCCGTGGCGTCCAGGCACTTGTGGTTGACAAGCGCCTGGCGCTTGGTCCGGCGGCCGCTCTCGTCGCGCAGCCAGACCAGCCGGGTGGTCGACCAGGCGTGCGCGGCGGACTGCCCGGGGATGAACGCGTGACCGCGGACCCGCAGCTTGTCGCCGCGCCACTGGGCGTCGTGCACCCTGGTGCGCGGGCGCGGGGTGCCGGCCAGGAACAGCGTGCGAGGCACGTTCGGCAGGCGGTCCTCGAGGAACATCAGCTTGTGGTACCGGCGCAGGCCCTTGCGGACGATCCGGTGCCGCGCGCGGACGGTCGGGATCATCTCCAGCAGCTCGGGCAGCATCCGGTTGCGGACCAGCCGCCACAGCACCCGGTGCGCCGCCGGGATCTCGTCGTAGACCCGCTCGTCGACGGTCGCCAGGAAGCGGTTGCAGCCGTCCAGGAACTGCCGGTGGTAGTCCTCGTCCACCTTCGGCAGCACCCGCATGAAGAGCATCAGGTCGCCCTTGAGCGCGGAGGCGTCGTAAAGGCGCTTCAGTTTCTGCTGCTTGTGCTTGCCGAGGAACCGGCTCACCGACTCCACGCCGGCGAGCCGGTCGATGAAGCCCTTGATCTCGTCCCGGCGCTGGGTGATCGACTTGTCCGCGCCCTCGCGCTCACGCCAGTAGTAGACCGGCACGTCCAGCACGTCGACGCTCTTCGCCAGCACGTGCGCCGGGACCATCACCGGGGTGTCCTCGTAGAGCACGCCCTCCGGGAAGGCCAGCTGGTGCTGGTCCCAGAACGAGCGGCGGAACACCTTGTTCCACGCGGTCCGGTCGTCCATCAGCGAGATCTGCTTGCTCACGTGGGTGCGCAGACTCGTGGTGGCGAACGCGGTCCGGTGCAGGCCGGACTGGTGCACGCCCCGGCTGGTCAGCCGGTAGACGTTGCCCGACGCGAAGTCCGACCCGGTCTCGGTGATCGAGGAGACGAGCAGCTCACACGCGGCCGGCGGCAGCACGTCGTCGCTGTCCACGAACATCACGAACTCGCCGGTGGCGTGCTCGACACCGGTGTTGCGTGCGGCGCCCAGCCCGGCGTTGGCCTTCGTCACCAGCTTGAAGCGGGGGTCGCGAGCGGCGAACTCGGCGGCGATCTCGCCGCTTTCATCCGTCGACCCGTCGTCCACCATGACGACCTCGAGCCGGCGATAGTACTGAGCCGCGATCGAGGAGAGGCATTCCTCCAGGTAGGGTGCCACGTTGTAGATCGGCACGATGATGCTCAGCACGGAATCCATTCCCGTGTACCCTCCTGGAATTTCGACGCGGATTATCACTCTATGCGTCGGCTGTTCGGCGAACGTTAGCAGAACAGCCGGGCCCGACGTGAGGCCGATTCGTGACGCTATAAGGCATTTTGTCACCCAACGGCATGCTCTAAGGTGGGCGACGTGCAGGCCATCGTCGCCACGCTCGGCTACGTCTTCTCGCCCGATCGTCGCCAGATCTTGATGATTCGCCGGGACACCCGGCCCGACGACATCCACTTCGGTTACTACAACGGCCTCGGCGGCAAGCTCGAACCCGGCGAGGACGTCATCACCGGCCTCCGCCGCGAGATCCACGAAGAGGCCGGTCTCGACTGCACCGGCGTGGAGCTGGCCGGCACCATCTCCTGGCCCGGCTTCGGCCGCAACGGCGAGAACTGGCTCGGCTTCCTCTTCCGCGTCACGGCCTGGACCGGCACCCCGCACAGCGCCAACCCGGAAGGCTCACTGCACTGGGTCGACGTCGCCGACGTGCTCGCCGGAAAACTCCCCATGTGGGAGTCCGACCGCCACTTCCTCCCCCTGATCTTCGCGGACGAGCCGGAGGTCTTCCACGGCGTCATGCCCTTCTCGGCGGGACGCGCGACGTCGTGGAGCTACAACACCTGATCGGGTACGGGGCTGCCGCTACCCCAACCGCAGGTGAGCAGTCCCCGTGAAGCCGCGCGAGCACCTGCCGCCCCCGGGCCGCAGCGCGCCCTACGGCGACAGGTGCATGGTCACCCGCTGCCCCGTCCCACCGTGATCCACTCTCCCGGGTGCCCCGTCCAGGCGCGCCGGTCCCGTTTCGTGAGCGTGTCGAGTTGGGCGCGCTCCCAACCCCCAGTCCCCACGCGACCCGTCGCGTTTCGTGAGCGTGTGGAATTCGGGTCAGCTCGAGAGCGTCCCGCGATCGAGGGCGCGGTGATTCGCCCTGCCGGCAGGCTGCGGACGCTCCACCGTGGGGGCGCGGCGGTCCGCCCTGCCCGCAGCCTTCGGACACTCCGCCGCGGCGACAAATGCAACAATTCGGATGGGTGCAGGGGCGGTCAGGGCACACGGAAGACGATTGTGTGCGCTCACCGTCGCTATAGCGGCGATGAACGCACACGAACAGCCAACGTGTGCCCTGATCGCCGCAAACTCCGGTCACGGTGTGCCGTGCCGTGGCCCGCTGACCACCGTGTGCCGGCGACCACCTTGCGGGTCACCGTGAGCGCTCGTCCCGCCCGGCTCGCGGGTCACCGTGAGCGCTCGTCGCGCCCGACCCGGGGTCACCGTGAGCGCTCGTCTCTGGCTGCCCGGGGGTCACCGTGAGCGCTTGGCTCGGCGGCGGGGATGACTACGTGAGCCACGGGAACCGAGCTGGGGGTCACCGTGGGCGGGAGGATCCGCTCGGGGGACTGTCTGCTCGTGGGGGTGCAGCGGTCGCGAAAGGCGCCGGACGGCTGGGACGGAGGGCCTGGGTCGCGGGGGCTTCTCGGGGACGGTCGGGGTGCGGTTGGGAGGGTTCGACGCGTACCCGGGAAGAAGTAAGGCCGCACCTCTCTCACGGGGAGAGGGGCGCGGCCCTTCGACTGCGGTGGGTCAGAAGCGGCGCATGCCGCCGAACTGGCGGTCGCCGGCGTCGCCGAGGCCGGGGACGATGTAGGCCTTCTCGTTCAGGCCCTCGTCGATCGAGGCGGTGATCAGGCGCAGCGGGAGGTCGGAGCGGGACAGGCGCTCGATGCCCTCGGGGGCGGCCAGGACGCAGCAGATGATGATGTCGGTGCAGCCGCGGTCGGCGAGGAGCTTGCAGCAGTGCAGCAGCGAGCCGCCGGTGGCGAGCATCGGGTCGAGGACGAGGACCGGCTGGCCGGAGAGGTCCGCGGGGAGCGACTCCATGTAGGCGCGGGGCTCATGGGTCTCCTCGTCGCGGGCCAGGCCGACGAAACCCATCGACGACTCGGGGAGCAGGCCGAGCGCGGCGTCGGCCATGCCGAGGCCGGCGCGGAGGACCGGGACGATCAGCGGCGGGTTCGCCAGGCGGGTGCCCTCGGTGGCGGCGACGGGCGTCTCGATGGGGTACTTCTCGACGGCGAAGAGGCGGGCCGCCTCGTAGACCACCATCGTGGTCAGCTCGTGCAGCGAGGCACGGAAGACACCGGACTCGGTCTCGGTGCGGCGCATCGCGGTGAGCCGGGTCTGTGCCAACGGATGATCTACGACAAGGACGTCCACGGCCTCAACCTACCGTTCATTCAAGATCAACTGACACAGGGTTGCTTAGAATCGATTTCATGACTGCGACAGCGTCCGTCCGGTCGTCCGACCTCCGTTCCTTCCTGCGCGGCCTGCCCGGGGTCGACAAGGTGGGCATCGAGGCGAGGGCGGCGGCACTCGGCACCCGCTCGGTGAAGACCAGCGCCAAGGCGCAAGCGATCGACCTGGCCATCCGCATGGTCGATCTGACCACGCTCGAGGGCGCGGACACGCCGGGCAAGGTCCGGGCGCTCTGCGCGAAAGGCAGGCGGCCCGACCCCGCCGATCCCGGTTGCCCGCCGGTCGCCGCGATCTGCGTCTACCCGGCGATGGTCCCGGTCGCGTCGGCCGCGCTGGCCGGCTCGGGAGTGCGCCTGGCCAGCGTCGCCACCGCGTTCCCGTCCGGGCAGGCGCCGCTCGACGTCAAGCTTGCCGACACCCGGAGCGCGGTCGAGGCCGGCGCCGACGAGATCGACATGGTGATCAGCCGGGGCGCGTTCCTGGCCGGTGACTACGATCGGGTGTTCGACGAGATCGTCGCGGTCAAGGAGGCGTGCGGCAGCGCTCACCTCAAGGTGATCCTGGAGACCGGGGAGCTGGCGACGTATGACAACGTCCGCCGCGCGTCCTGGCTCGCGATGCTGGCCGGCGCCGACTTCATCAAGACCTCCACCGGCAAGGTCGCGGTCAACGCGACGCTGCCGATCACCCTGGTCATGCTGGAGGCGGTCCGGGACTTCCGGGACCGCCACGGGCGGCAGGTCGGGGTCAAACCGGCCGGCGGCATCAAGAACACCAAGGACGCGGTCAAGTACCTCGTGATGATCAACGAGACGGTCGGCGACGACTGGCTGAGCCCGGACTGGTTCCGGTTCGGGGCGTCTTCGCTGCTCAACGACCTGCTCATGCAGCGCACCAAGCTCACCACCGGTCATTACGCCGGTCCGGACTACTTCACCCTGGACTGAGCTTTCCAGGCGGCTTCGCCGCACTGCGAAGAAAGGTCGGAAAGCCGATGTTCTCCTATGCTCCCGCTCCCGAATCCCGTTCCGTCGTGGACATCGCCTCCTCCTATGGGTTGTTCATCGACGGCTCGTTCGACCCCGCCAAGGACGGCGGCACCTTCAAGACGGTGAACCCGGCTTCGGAGGAGGTCCTCGCCGAGGTCGCCGCCGCCGGCTCCGAGGACGTGGACCGGGCTGTCGCCGCCGCGCGCCGGGCCTTCGAGTCGTGGTCCGCGCTGCCGGGCTCCGAGCGCGCCAAGTATCTGTTCCGGATCGCCCGGATAATCCAGGAGCGATCCCGCGAGCTGGCGGTTCTCGAGTCCCTCGACAACGGCAAGCCGATCAAGGAGTCGCGCGACGTCGACCTTCCGCTCGTCGCGGCACACTTCTTCTACTACGCGGGCTGGGCGGACAAGCTGGGCTACGCGGGCTTCGGCCCCGACCCGCGTCCGCTCGGCGTGGCCGGTCAGGTCATCCCGTGGAACTTCCCGCTGCTGATGCTCGCGTGGAAGATCGCTCCGGCGCTCGCCACCGGCAACACCGTGGTGCTCAAGCCGGCCGAGACCACCCCGCTGTCGGCGCTCTTCTTCGCCGACGTCTGCCGGCAGGCCGACCTTCCACCGGGCGTGGTCAACATCGTCACCGGCGCCGGCGACACCGGGGCGTACCTCGTGCAGCACCCGGATGTGAACAAGGTGGCGTTCACCGGCTCCACCGAGGTGGGCCGGGAGATCGCCCGCGCGGTGGCCGGCACCGGCAAGCGGCTCACCCTGGAGCTGGGCGGCAAGGCGGCGAACATCGTCTTCGACGACGCCCCGATCGACCAGGCGGTCGAGGGGATCGTGAACGGGATCTTCTTCAACCAGGGGCACGTCTGCTGCGCGGGCTCCCGGCTGCTGGTGCAGGAGTCGATCGCCGAGGAGCTGCTCACCTCGCTGAAGCGGCGGATGTCCACGCTGCGGGTCGGTGACCCGCTCGACAAGAACACCGACATCGGCGCGATCAATTCGGCGGCACAGCTCGCCCGCATTACCGAATTGTCGGAAATAGGTGGCGCAGAGGGCGCCGAGCGCTGGTCGCCGGAGTGTCAGCTGCCCGATCGCGGCTTCTGGTTCGCCCCCACCATCTTCACCGGGGTGACCCAGGCGCACCGGATCGCCCGGGAGGAGATCTTCGGGCCGGTGCTCTCGGTGCTCACGTTCCGCACCCCGGCCGAGGCCGTGGAGAAAGCCAACAACACGCCGTACGGGTTGTCGGCCGGTGTCTGGTCGGAGAAAGGGTCGCGGATCCTCGCGATCGCCGACAAGCTCCGCGCCGGCGTGGTGTGGGCCAACACGTTCAACAAGTTCGACCCGGCGTCGCCGTTCGGCGGCTACAAGGAGTCCGGCTACGGTCGCGAGGGCGGCCGGCACGGGTTGGAGGCGTACCTTGCCTAAGTCGATTGCACCTAGAACCGCGTCGCGGCTTGCCGTCCGCAAGACCTACAAGCTCTACATCGGTGGCGCGTTCCCTCGCAGCGAGTCAGGACGGACCTTCGTGGTGAACGGCGACAACGTGGCCCTCGCCTCCCGTAAGGACGCCCGCGACGCGGTGGTGGCGGCCCGGTCGGCCCAGAAGAAGTGGGCGGGCGCCACGGCGTACAACCGCGGGCAGGTGCTCTACCGGATCGCCGAGATGCTGGAGGCACGCCGCCGCGAGTTCGCCGGTCTCGGCGTGAAAGCCGACGAGGTGGACGCCGCGATCGACCGCTGGGTCTGGTACGCGGGGTGGTCCGACAAGATCGCTCAGGTGGCCGGCGGCGCGAACCCGGTGGCCGGGCCGTTCTTCAACATCTCCGCGCCGGAGCCCACCGGCGTGGTCGCGGTGGTCGCCCCGCCGTCCCTGCTCGGTCTGGTCAGCGTGATCGCCCCGGCCGTGGTGACCGGGAACACCGTGGTGGTCCTCGCGCCGGAACCGCAGGTCGCGATCACTCTGGCCGAGGTGCTCGCCACCTCCGACGTGCCCGGTGGCGTGGTGAACATTCTCACCGGCAAGTACGCGGAGACCGCGCCCTGGCTGGCCGCGCACGCCGACGTCAACGCGCTCGACCTCACCGGCGTGGAGCATCCCGAGCTCGCCGCCGAGCTGGAGCGGACCGCGGCCGGGACCTTGAAACGCGTGATCCGCCCGCGTCCGGACGCCGACTTCACCGCCGATCCCGGGTTACGGCCGATGACCGCCCTGCTGGAGACGAAGACGGTGTGGCACCCGAAGGGCGAGTGAGCCGACCGGGGCCTTTGTCACACAGCGTTGCGGACTAGGGTGTGTGCCCAGAGTCACCCGTCCCGCCACCCCATTGAGCATCCGGAGGTCAACCGTGACCAGCCAGTCCGACGAGCCCGAGGCGTCCGCGCCGGTGGCCGAGCAGCCTTCGTCCGAGGGGCCGTCCGGGCGTGAGCTTTGGGATTCCGTCCGCATCGAGCCGGTGGAGATCGCGCT is part of the Actinoplanes missouriensis 431 genome and encodes:
- a CDS encoding GOLPH3/VPS74 family protein → MTPIPLAEELLLLAYDDQTGKATGSRIGLDLGMAAAVLIDLALANRIAYAADGYLKVVDATPLGDPVADAVLGKVAADEPHTPAQWLQRLRHRLRTRVLEDLCDRGVVRDVDETQLGVIHVHRYPTSNPAYEAEIRQRLAAALIGNTLPDERTAALATLLVAARMEPALKLPPDEADRAHERLEEIASNAGFVGDVSLEDSIVRPSVALVVATLGRAITAALGAPKPL
- a CDS encoding bifunctional glycosyltransferase/CDP-glycerol:glycerophosphate glycerophosphotransferase, with the protein product MDSVLSIIVPIYNVAPYLEECLSSIAAQYYRRLEVVMVDDGSTDESGEIAAEFAARDPRFKLVTKANAGLGAARNTGVEHATGEFVMFVDSDDVLPPAACELLVSSITETGSDFASGNVYRLTSRGVHQSGLHRTAFATTSLRTHVSKQISLMDDRTAWNKVFRRSFWDQHQLAFPEGVLYEDTPVMVPAHVLAKSVDVLDVPVYYWREREGADKSITQRRDEIKGFIDRLAGVESVSRFLGKHKQQKLKRLYDASALKGDLMLFMRVLPKVDEDYHRQFLDGCNRFLATVDERVYDEIPAAHRVLWRLVRNRMLPELLEMIPTVRARHRIVRKGLRRYHKLMFLEDRLPNVPRTLFLAGTPRPRTRVHDAQWRGDKLRVRGHAFIPGQSAAHAWSTTRLVWLRDESGRRTKRQALVNHKCLDATAVHGSPSMNYDWSGFESEIDVQSLRGEDGKWHDGVWTVVVGVLGLGQKSKGPLTVGEHANPIRLTSLYVDTDVRVTPVVTNGKFQLHVEHVGARLTSGSLDDGGDHVVIRGEVTGANRRPATARLSRTSGIAWRSYPVEISADRFEFRIPVTDLQEDGAEYPQLLPGEPGERWDIELSAGDEHAAPIRLAMHDYFTFPPLYLSGRTLNVLPDRKGHPVLTALPLTPAISGVTSLSTGFRLTGTLPPTGDWSDMRVVARISNARETKHFPVTIDGSTWSLDLDPLRVPNFGWDIRLKAGTWNVFYRLGDGPIRPLPLAVGSMESLPVGHPADPERVTFEWLTDQRSVIRVRTALSDSERGKANGFRSRTELYPRMRKAPLRDVVLYNSFTGRQYSDSPRAVHEELVSRGLPLGHLWVVTDGQAAVPDTAKTVALWRHEWYEALATSRYIVTNQHLPGWFERRPDQVVIQTWHGTPLKRIGFDIEDLHFADKKYFEKLETEAKNWSHLVSPNTFSTPILRRAFRFPGEILEIGYPRNDVLFLEGEKRDALVADVRRRIGLPEGKKVVVYAPTWRDDEYYSGGAYKITMMLDLEAARERLGDDHVLLIRRHPNVVDEIRGAGNGFVYDVSTYPDMADLLAIADVLITDYSSVMFDFASTGRPILFFTYDLENYRDNLRGFYFDFEAEAPGPLLSTSDEVIDAIRTSDQVVEKYATQYQAFKERASDLDDGHAAARLADAMLAAGRKGK
- a CDS encoding NUDIX hydrolase, producing MQAIVATLGYVFSPDRRQILMIRRDTRPDDIHFGYYNGLGGKLEPGEDVITGLRREIHEEAGLDCTGVELAGTISWPGFGRNGENWLGFLFRVTAWTGTPHSANPEGSLHWVDVADVLAGKLPMWESDRHFLPLIFADEPEVFHGVMPFSAGRATSWSYNT
- the upp gene encoding uracil phosphoribosyltransferase, which gives rise to MDVLVVDHPLAQTRLTAMRRTETESGVFRASLHELTTMVVYEAARLFAVEKYPIETPVAATEGTRLANPPLIVPVLRAGLGMADAALGLLPESSMGFVGLARDEETHEPRAYMESLPADLSGQPVLVLDPMLATGGSLLHCCKLLADRGCTDIIICCVLAAPEGIERLSRSDLPLRLITASIDEGLNEKAYIVPGLGDAGDRQFGGMRRF
- the deoC gene encoding deoxyribose-phosphate aldolase is translated as MTATASVRSSDLRSFLRGLPGVDKVGIEARAAALGTRSVKTSAKAQAIDLAIRMVDLTTLEGADTPGKVRALCAKGRRPDPADPGCPPVAAICVYPAMVPVASAALAGSGVRLASVATAFPSGQAPLDVKLADTRSAVEAGADEIDMVISRGAFLAGDYDRVFDEIVAVKEACGSAHLKVILETGELATYDNVRRASWLAMLAGADFIKTSTGKVAVNATLPITLVMLEAVRDFRDRHGRQVGVKPAGGIKNTKDAVKYLVMINETVGDDWLSPDWFRFGASSLLNDLLMQRTKLTTGHYAGPDYFTLD
- a CDS encoding aldehyde dehydrogenase family protein — encoded protein: MFSYAPAPESRSVVDIASSYGLFIDGSFDPAKDGGTFKTVNPASEEVLAEVAAAGSEDVDRAVAAARRAFESWSALPGSERAKYLFRIARIIQERSRELAVLESLDNGKPIKESRDVDLPLVAAHFFYYAGWADKLGYAGFGPDPRPLGVAGQVIPWNFPLLMLAWKIAPALATGNTVVLKPAETTPLSALFFADVCRQADLPPGVVNIVTGAGDTGAYLVQHPDVNKVAFTGSTEVGREIARAVAGTGKRLTLELGGKAANIVFDDAPIDQAVEGIVNGIFFNQGHVCCAGSRLLVQESIAEELLTSLKRRMSTLRVGDPLDKNTDIGAINSAAQLARITELSEIGGAEGAERWSPECQLPDRGFWFAPTIFTGVTQAHRIAREEIFGPVLSVLTFRTPAEAVEKANNTPYGLSAGVWSEKGSRILAIADKLRAGVVWANTFNKFDPASPFGGYKESGYGREGGRHGLEAYLA
- a CDS encoding aldehyde dehydrogenase family protein is translated as MPKSIAPRTASRLAVRKTYKLYIGGAFPRSESGRTFVVNGDNVALASRKDARDAVVAARSAQKKWAGATAYNRGQVLYRIAEMLEARRREFAGLGVKADEVDAAIDRWVWYAGWSDKIAQVAGGANPVAGPFFNISAPEPTGVVAVVAPPSLLGLVSVIAPAVVTGNTVVVLAPEPQVAITLAEVLATSDVPGGVVNILTGKYAETAPWLAAHADVNALDLTGVEHPELAAELERTAAGTLKRVIRPRPDADFTADPGLRPMTALLETKTVWHPKGE